The proteins below come from a single Eucalyptus grandis isolate ANBG69807.140 chromosome 3, ASM1654582v1, whole genome shotgun sequence genomic window:
- the LOC104437497 gene encoding LOW QUALITY PROTEIN: QWRF motif-containing protein 4 (The sequence of the model RefSeq protein was modified relative to this genomic sequence to represent the inferred CDS: inserted 1 base in 1 codon): MDLCESRPAIQKHTTVENPRPPLVPAERNNAAAATAAAAAAAVRRPRTRDVSSRFKSPAPSTPSVRRCPSPHLTRTASTPSQLVPKRAHSAERNRPSTPASPSRPSTPSRPSTPSRPSTPSRPSTPSRPSTPVHDSSVDMQLASRKVSASRLAESLWPSTMRSLSVSFQSDSISIPVAKKEKSVSSTPSDRTLRPTSNGVHKQSETPTMVRKPTPERKRSPLKGKNLSDQSENSKPIDGINARLIDQHRWPSRAGGKASLNALNSSSDQSDKITRGSASISGIGLSTLRRMPSSDVSMKPLRRSSSDAERRLSTNESNRGEADGNSFEDDLLVGPKRLLLSSLTDRVTSSTPAVRSQSLPGSHQPSPSRTSIPLSSVSRGASPSRTRPSTPPSRGISPSRIRSANVGTQSSSSTSVLSFIVDFRKGKKSAGFIEDAHHLRLMHNRYLQWRFANARAEAVLHDQKALAEKTLFNVWVAMIELWDSVIMKTIILQQMRLELKLNSILNNQMTYLDEWALVEEDHISSLSGAVEDLEASTLRLPVTGGARVDIESLKGALCSAVDVMHATGSSMYPLFSKVEEMNELVSELALAXSRERAMLEQCETLLASTAAMQVEECSLRTHLSQLKQTLEKRSTLFRPSRLPS; this comes from the exons ATGGATCTATGTGAATCCCGTCCAGCAATACAGAAGCACACAACCGTGGAGAACCCAAGGCCACCCCTGGTTCCTGCAGAAAGGAACAATGcggctgccgccaccgccgccgccgccgccgccgccgtacGCCGCCCTCGAACAAGGGATGTTAGCTCAAGGTTCAAGTCACCCGCTCCGTCGACCCCTTCGGTTAGGCGTTGCCCATCTCCACACCTCACAAGGACCGCAAGTACGCCGTCTCAATTGGTGCCAAAGAGAGCCCACTCAGCCGAGAGGAACCGCCCATCGACACCAGCCTCACCGTCACGTCCGTCCACGCCCTCTCGTCCGTCCACACCGTCCCGTCCATCCACGCCCTCACGTCCGTCCACACCGTCACGTCCGTCCACACCTGTACATGATTCATCTGTAGATATGCAATTGGCATCTAGAAAAGTTAGCGCCAGTAGATTAGCAGAGAGTCTGTGGCCTTCGACAATGCGAAGTTTGAGTGTTTCCTTCCAGTCCGATTCTATTTCCATTCCTGTTGCCAAGAAGGAGAAATCTGTAAGTAGCACCCCATCGGACCGCACCTTGAGACCCACTTCAAATGGAGTACACAAGCAATCTGAGACGCCAACTATGGTCCGAAAGCCTACGCCAGAGAGAAAACGAAGCCCGCTCAAAGGGAAGAATTTATCTGATCAGTCGGAGAATTCCAAGCCAATTGATGGTATAAATGCTCGTCTGATTGATCAACATAGATGGCCTAGTAGAGCAGGTGGGAAAGCGTCTTTGAATGCCTTAAATAGTAGCTCGGATCAATCCGACAAGATTACTAGAGGTTCTGCTTCGATATCAGGAATTGGGTTATCAACACTTAGGAGAATGCCTTCTTCTGATGTTTCGATGAAACCTCTGCGAAGATCTAGCAGTGATGCTGAAAGGCGACTGTCAACTAATGAATCCAACAGAGGAGAGGCTGATGGAAATTCATTTGAGGATGATTTGCTCGTTGGCCCAAAAAGGCTTCTCTTATCGAGTTTAACTGACAGAGTGACTTCATCAACTCCTGCAGTTAGATCTCAGTCTTTGCCTGGATCTCATCAACCGTCACCAAGTAGAACATCTATCCCATTGTCCTCTGTTTCTAGAGGTGCCAGTCCATCAAGGACAAGGCCATCGACACCCCCTTCTAGAGGAATAAGCCCCTCTCGGATAAGATCGGCAAATGTTGGTACTCAATCCAGCAGCTCAACATCTGTTCTTAGTTTTATTGTCGATTTTCGCAAAGGGAAGAAGAGTGCTGGTTTTATAGAAGATGCTCATCATCTCAGGCTAATGCACAATAGATATCTGCAGTGGCGATTTGCTAATGCACGGGCAGAGGCAGTGCTTCATGATCAGAAAGCACTAGCAGAG AAGACTTTATTCAATGTTTGGGTTGCTATGATTGAGCTCTGGGATTCTGTTATCATGAAGACTATTATTCTTCAGCAGATGCGGCTAGAGCTCAAGCTGAACTCTATTCTGAATAATCAA ATGACCTACCTCGATGAATGGGCTTTGGTTGAGGAAGATCACATTAGCTCATTATCTGGAGCTGTAGAAGATTTAGAGGCTAGCACTCTTCGTCTTCCTGTTACTGGAGGAGCAAGA GTAGATATAGAATCTTTGAAAGGTGCTCTTTGCTCTGCTGTTGATGTGATGCACGCTACAGGATCCTCTATGTATCCCCTTTTTTCAAAA GTTGAGGAAATGAATGAGCTGGTATCCGAACTGGCTCTTG GCAGCCGTGAAAGGGCAATGCTCGAACAATGCGAAACTTTATTGGCTTCAACAGCTGCCATGCAG GTGGAGGAATGCAGCCTCAGGACGCATCTCTCGCAATTGAAGCAGACGCTGGAGAAAAGGAGCACCCTATTCCGGCCGTCGAGATTGCCTTCTTGA